TACGGCGTCGTGCTCGGCACCGGTTGTTGTTAACAGACCGAACACGACAACGATCTGGTCGCCCACAAACTTATCCAGCACACCGTTGTTGGCGAATACTATCTCCGCCATAACGTCAAAAAACGAGTTAAGCATGGTGACAAGGTCTTCGGCAGCCATGCGTTCTGCAATGGCCGTGAATGAACGGATATCTGCAAAAAGAACTGTTACCTCTTTTTTCTCATTTTCGAAAGGCACGCCACCCTTTTCGTTGACCAGTTTGTCCACCAGGTTTTTTCCCACATAGCGGCTAAGCTTGTTGCGCAACCGCTCCTCTTCTTTTGCCTGTTTAAAAGATCGGCTGATATCCCGCGCATAGGTCATTAACTGCACGGATTGCTCGCGCATGTCGCTCTCAGTGGCATGCATTTTCCCGACAATCGCGTTAAAATGCTCTGCGATATCATTTATTTCCTGATCGGCTTCGATACGAATGGAATCATTTGTTTCTCCCATTCTTATCCTGCCTGTTTCACTCGCCAACAAGCCCAATTGATTCCCGGAGTTGCGAAGCAGCATAAACCCGGTCAGCATGGAAAAGAGCGCCAACGCTGCAAAAAGTAGAATTATTTCCGAAATGTCGATTTTTCCGTCAACAAAAAGGTAGACGCCAACCAGATAGGGCAGGATTGCCGATAGATAAAATGCTACTCGGGCCTTTCCCGCAAATGATCGAAAACCCTTATACGTTTTTTGCCCAACCTTTTTCATCGTAACCGCCAAAGGGTACTAATGGAATAAGACCATGCGTCCGTGGTCAGATGCTGCGCTCGAAACGCAGCGGGGTCACCAGTATGATTGCGACCTCGAAATCGCCGCTCCGGAGGTTATCTGCTTCGATTGTGCGCATCACCCGCCCGTGTGCGCTCATGTGTGCACTGATGTTGCCGGATTGTGGAAGCTCAACCGAGATTTCGATATCCTGTCCGGGAATATACCAATCTGCATGGCGAGTTATGAATCGCAGTCCGCCGCCGGAGGCATCGTGCAAGGTTGTCGTTTCTCGTAGGGAGTTTCCTGATGGTTCCAGGATTGCCACAGTCACCGGAAGGTCCAGTGCATAGCGGACGAACATTCTTCTTTCCGATTGGTCCATTGCCTATTTCTCACCCGCTGGCGTCGTTTTGGCTTTGATTTTCAACACTACGTCCATGTTGTTGAGAAATACGTCTGCCAGTTCGGGGTCAAAATGCTCGCCGCGCTCCTTTTT
This is a stretch of genomic DNA from Candidatus Desulfatibia profunda. It encodes these proteins:
- a CDS encoding adenylate/guanylate cyclase domain-containing protein, yielding MKKVGQKTYKGFRSFAGKARVAFYLSAILPYLVGVYLFVDGKIDISEIILLFAALALFSMLTGFMLLRNSGNQLGLLASETGRIRMGETNDSIRIEADQEINDIAEHFNAIVGKMHATESDMREQSVQLMTYARDISRSFKQAKEEERLRNKLSRYVGKNLVDKLVNEKGGVPFENEKKEVTVLFADIRSFTAIAERMAAEDLVTMLNSFFDVMAEIVFANNGVLDKFVGDQIVVVFGLLTTTGAEHDAVKAAVEMQRATGQLMKTWKEQGKIAFGIGIGINTGTVLVGNVGSRTRMDYTVMGDCVNVSARLQQLAKAGEIIIGQETHRRIRRRFKADKRIIVRVKNKAEPLECYRIAIPIL
- a CDS encoding PilZ domain-containing protein is translated as MDQSERRMFVRYALDLPVTVAILEPSGNSLRETTTLHDASGGGLRFITRHADWYIPGQDIEISVELPQSGNISAHMSAHGRVMRTIEADNLRSGDFEVAIILVTPLRFERSI